The proteins below are encoded in one region of Roseovarius bejariae:
- the mtgA gene encoding monofunctional biosynthetic peptidoglycan transglycosylase: MAKRTSKTNRKTKARRFQPLRWLRRWLFRLFLVVAAVVLLAVAAYRVINPPVTIYMMQEKWRLGTLDRQWVPLEGVAPVMARSVVAAEDANFCQHWGFDMSAIRDAIADGGTRGASTLSQQVVKNVYLWHGRSWPRKALEAAITPLVEAIWPKRRIIEVYLNVAEFDEGVFGVEAAARHYFGVGPEALTPVQAARLAAVLPAPKDRNAARPSRWLRTRAAGIMDGAATIRRDGRAACFED, from the coding sequence ATGGCCAAGCGGACATCCAAAACCAACAGGAAAACCAAAGCACGCCGGTTTCAACCGCTGCGCTGGCTGCGGCGGTGGCTGTTTCGGTTGTTCCTTGTGGTTGCGGCTGTCGTTCTGTTGGCCGTGGCGGCCTATCGCGTGATCAACCCGCCAGTGACGATTTACATGATGCAGGAAAAATGGCGGCTGGGCACGCTGGACCGACAGTGGGTGCCACTGGAGGGGGTGGCCCCGGTCATGGCGCGGTCGGTCGTGGCGGCCGAGGATGCGAATTTCTGTCAGCACTGGGGTTTCGATATGTCGGCCATCCGCGATGCTATCGCCGATGGCGGCACGCGCGGGGCCTCGACCCTGAGCCAACAGGTGGTGAAGAACGTCTATCTCTGGCATGGCCGCTCATGGCCACGCAAGGCGCTGGAGGCGGCGATTACCCCGCTGGTCGAGGCGATCTGGCCCAAGCGGCGGATCATCGAGGTTTATCTCAATGTGGCCGAGTTCGACGAAGGCGTATTCGGCGTGGAGGCCGCCGCGCGGCATTACTTTGGCGTCGGCCCCGAGGCCCTGACCCCGGTACAGGCCGCGCGGCTGGCCGCGGTGCTGCCCGCCCCCAAAGACCGCAATGCGGCACGGCCCTCACGCTGGCTCAGGACACGGGCGGCGGGCATCATGGACGGGGCGGCCACGATCCGCCGTGACGGTCGCGCGGCATGCTTCGAGGATTGA
- a CDS encoding glutathione S-transferase family protein — protein MAKLYHVPLSPFCRKVRLSLAEKKIECELVEERYWEENPDFLRRNPAGKVPILKIDGKTMAESAAICEYLEEKYPEPSLMPKSADARYEVRRLVSWFDDKFHHEVTSKLLYERVNKKVMKQGFPDSTNVKAGAKAIKYHLDYMAWLLDHRRWLAGDVMTLADFAAAAHLSSLDYIRDVDWNRSDTVKDWYAKIKSRPAFRGILADQVPGFPQPPHYADLDF, from the coding sequence ATGGCCAAGCTGTATCACGTTCCGTTGTCTCCATTCTGTCGCAAGGTCCGGCTGAGCCTTGCCGAGAAGAAGATCGAATGTGAGCTGGTCGAGGAGCGCTATTGGGAGGAAAACCCCGATTTCCTACGGCGCAATCCTGCCGGGAAAGTGCCGATCCTGAAGATCGACGGCAAGACCATGGCCGAAAGCGCGGCGATCTGCGAATACCTTGAAGAGAAATACCCCGAGCCGAGCCTGATGCCGAAAAGCGCCGATGCACGGTATGAGGTGCGGCGGCTGGTATCGTGGTTCGACGACAAGTTCCATCACGAGGTCACCTCGAAACTGCTGTACGAGCGGGTCAACAAGAAGGTGATGAAACAGGGTTTCCCGGACAGTACCAACGTCAAGGCCGGGGCCAAGGCGATCAAATATCATCTGGATTACATGGCGTGGCTGCTGGACCATCGCCGGTGGCTGGCGGGGGACGTGATGACGCTGGCCGATTTCGCCGCCGCCGCGCATCTGAGTTCGCTGGATTATATCCGGGACGTGGATTGGAACCGCAGTGATACGGTGAAGGATTGGTACGCCAAGATCAAATCACGCCCGGCGTTTCGGGGGATTTTGGCCGACCAGGTGCCCGGCTTCCCGCAGCCGCCGCATTATGCCGATCTGGATTTCTGA
- the queG gene encoding tRNA epoxyqueuosine(34) reductase QueG has translation MDGLKDRLVARALEEGFDACRICRPWDVGQVPPRLAAFLDKGYHGQMGWLAERSHWRGDPHALWPEARSVIVLGESYTPKDDPMATLERGDLATISVYARNKDYHDTVKKRLKRLARWLIAEAGGEVKVFVDTAPVPEKPLGQAAGLGWQGKHTNLVSRQLGSWFFIGSVFTTLEIDTDPAEVDHCGSCRACLDICPTEAFPAPYQLDARRCISYLTIEHKGPVDEELRGKMGNRIYGCDDCLAVCPWNKFAQEAREVKYHAREDLTAPKLAELAGLDDAGFRARFSGSPIKRIGRDRFVRNVLYAVGNSGDPALIGVAQGLCDDPDATVADAARWAVKRLRHAANGME, from the coding sequence ATGGACGGGTTGAAGGACAGATTGGTGGCCCGGGCCCTTGAGGAAGGGTTCGATGCCTGCCGCATCTGCCGGCCATGGGACGTGGGGCAGGTGCCGCCGCGTTTGGCCGCATTTCTAGACAAGGGGTACCACGGGCAGATGGGATGGCTGGCCGAGCGGAGCCATTGGCGGGGGGATCCTCATGCGCTGTGGCCCGAGGCGCGGTCGGTGATCGTGTTAGGCGAGAGTTATACGCCGAAGGACGACCCGATGGCGACGCTGGAGCGGGGCGATCTGGCAACCATTTCGGTTTATGCGCGCAATAAGGATTATCACGACACGGTCAAGAAGCGGCTGAAGCGATTGGCGCGGTGGTTGATTGCCGAGGCGGGTGGCGAGGTGAAGGTGTTTGTCGATACCGCGCCTGTGCCGGAGAAGCCGCTTGGGCAGGCTGCGGGGTTGGGATGGCAGGGCAAGCACACCAATCTGGTGAGTCGTCAGCTGGGCAGTTGGTTTTTCATCGGCTCGGTGTTCACGACGCTGGAAATCGACACTGATCCTGCGGAAGTGGATCATTGTGGGTCATGCCGGGCCTGTCTGGATATTTGCCCGACGGAGGCCTTTCCGGCGCCTTACCAGCTGGATGCGCGGCGCTGTATTTCTTACCTGACGATCGAACATAAGGGCCCGGTGGACGAGGAACTGCGCGGCAAGATGGGTAACCGGATTTATGGCTGTGACGATTGTCTGGCGGTCTGTCCTTGGAACAAGTTTGCCCAAGAGGCGCGTGAGGTGAAGTACCATGCGCGCGAGGATTTGACCGCGCCGAAGCTGGCGGAGTTGGCCGGGTTGGACGATGCCGGGTTTCGTGCGCGGTTTTCGGGCAGCCCGATCAAGCGGATCGGGCGGGATCGGTTCGTGCGCAATGTGCTTTATGCGGTTGGCAATTCCGGCGACCCGGCGCTGATTGGTGTGGCGCAGGGGCTGTGCGACGATCCCGACGCCACGGTGGCGGATGCGGCGCGATGGGCGGTCAAGCGACTGCGCCATGCCGCAAACGGGATGGAATAG
- a CDS encoding hydantoinase/oxoprolinase N-terminal domain-containing protein, with product MALLLGVDTGGTYTDAVLIRDERDVVASAKSLTTRHDLSEGIGKAVEAVLQTSGADVGDIGMASLSTTLATNALVEGQGGRAGLVYVGFREGDLAAHGLQEVLAGDPALVIAGGHSYAGSEAAPLDETTLLAWLETDPAASAYAVASQFATRNPAHEQRVAELIREVTGRPVSCSHHLSAKLNGPKRALTALLNARLIGMIARLIEKAEGKLQDFGIDAPLMVVRGDGALISAEQAREKPIETILSGPAASIVGARWMTGADHALVSDIGGTTTDVAVLRDGRPMIDPAGAQVGPWRTMVEAVAMRTTGLGGDSEVHVNDEGLQGGVTLGPRRVVPVSLMAQEAPEVVHDMLEEQLRNSAPGEYDTRFVRAVPGMEAGGLQTRDAALLERIGDTVQPLGKVLRTRMEAGALKRLVARGLVQVSGVTPSDAAHVLGRLDAWDSEAAQKALELIGRKRTGVGTRLCPEPAKLAQMIVDRLTFQTSLALLETAFAEEEVEFGLPPADLARHVLMQRGLDGHRGLVRLDTGLDVPVVGLGASAPSYYPAVGERLGCRMILPQHAAVANAIGAVVGRVTIRRAGTVTCPAEGKFRVHTDENPKDFTNAEEAMEALRSILEEEARRDADAAGALDVHVIVSKDIKSAQAEAREVFLEATITVEASGRPRIAG from the coding sequence ATGGCTTTGCTTTTGGGGGTGGATACCGGGGGCACCTACACCGATGCGGTGTTGATCCGTGACGAGCGGGACGTGGTGGCCAGCGCCAAGTCATTGACCACGCGGCATGACCTGTCGGAAGGGATCGGCAAGGCGGTGGAGGCCGTGTTGCAAACCAGCGGCGCGGATGTGGGTGACATCGGCATGGCCTCGCTTTCGACCACCCTGGCGACGAACGCATTGGTCGAGGGTCAGGGCGGGCGGGCCGGGTTGGTCTATGTCGGGTTTCGCGAGGGCGATTTGGCCGCGCATGGCTTACAGGAGGTCTTGGCGGGCGACCCGGCACTGGTGATTGCTGGCGGGCATAGCTATGCCGGGAGTGAGGCCGCGCCGCTGGATGAAACGACGCTTTTGGCATGGTTAGAGACTGATCCGGCGGCGTCTGCCTATGCCGTGGCCAGCCAGTTCGCCACCCGCAATCCCGCGCATGAACAGCGCGTGGCGGAGCTTATCCGGGAGGTGACGGGGCGGCCTGTGTCGTGTTCCCATCACCTGTCGGCCAAGCTGAATGGGCCGAAGCGGGCGCTGACGGCGCTGCTCAATGCGCGGCTGATCGGAATGATCGCGCGGTTGATCGAAAAGGCCGAGGGGAAGTTGCAGGATTTCGGCATTGACGCACCCCTGATGGTGGTGCGGGGCGATGGTGCACTGATTTCGGCAGAACAGGCCCGTGAAAAACCCATCGAAACGATCCTGAGCGGGCCAGCGGCAAGTATCGTCGGCGCGCGGTGGATGACCGGGGCGGATCATGCGCTGGTCTCGGACATCGGGGGGACGACAACGGATGTGGCCGTGCTGCGCGATGGGCGGCCGATGATCGACCCGGCGGGCGCGCAGGTGGGGCCGTGGCGCACCATGGTGGAGGCCGTGGCGATGCGCACCACGGGCCTTGGCGGCGATAGTGAAGTGCATGTCAACGACGAGGGGTTGCAAGGCGGCGTCACGCTTGGCCCCCGCCGGGTGGTGCCGGTCAGCCTGATGGCGCAGGAGGCGCCGGAGGTCGTGCATGACATGCTGGAGGAACAACTGCGCAACTCGGCGCCGGGGGAATATGACACGCGGTTCGTTCGGGCCGTGCCGGGGATGGAGGCAGGCGGGTTGCAGACCCGCGATGCCGCACTTTTGGAGCGTATCGGCGACACGGTACAGCCGCTTGGCAAGGTTCTGAGAACCCGGATGGAAGCAGGGGCGCTAAAGCGGCTTGTAGCGCGGGGCTTGGTGCAGGTGTCGGGTGTCACGCCGTCGGACGCGGCGCATGTTCTGGGGCGGCTGGATGCGTGGGATAGCGAGGCCGCGCAGAAGGCGCTGGAGCTGATTGGGCGCAAGCGCACGGGGGTGGGCACGCGTCTTTGTCCCGAACCAGCGAAGTTGGCGCAAATGATCGTGGATCGACTGACGTTTCAGACGAGTTTGGCCTTGTTAGAGACTGCTTTTGCCGAAGAAGAGGTAGAGTTTGGCCTACCCCCCGCCGACCTGGCGCGGCATGTCCTGATGCAGCGCGGCCTTGATGGGCATCGCGGATTGGTGCGGCTGGACACCGGGCTTGATGTGCCGGTGGTGGGGCTTGGGGCCTCGGCGCCCAGTTACTATCCGGCGGTCGGGGAGCGTTTGGGCTGTCGGATGATCCTGCCGCAGCACGCGGCAGTGGCCAATGCCATCGGCGCGGTGGTGGGGCGCGTGACGATCCGGCGGGCGGGTACGGTGACTTGCCCCGCCGAAGGCAAGTTCCGGGTGCATACCGACGAGAACCCCAAGGATTTCACCAATGCGGAGGAGGCCATGGAGGCCCTGCGCAGCATTCTGGAGGAGGAAGCGCGTCGTGACGCCGACGCAGCGGGGGCGTTGGATGTGCATGTGATCGTATCGAAGGATATCAAATCGGCGCAGGCAGAAGCGCGTGAGGTGTTTCTTGAGGCGACGATCACGGTCGAGGCCAGCGGGCGGCCCCGGATCGCAGGGTAG
- the infB gene encoding translation initiation factor IF-2, whose amino-acid sequence MSDNDGKKTLGVRGGPRSGNVKQSFSHGRTKNVVVETKRKRVVKPGAKPGAAGASGNKPNTPVGDPKKRPAGISDSEMERRMKALQAAKEREAEEAAKREAEEKAREEERQRRREEAEAKEREQREAEERAKAKAEEEERKRREAEEAAQKAAAAPAPEPARAAPKPAPRKEKEREQQQPRGGKGRRGGDDGRRSGKLTLNQALSGGEGGRQKSLAAMKRKQERARQKAMGGGEQREKVVRDVQLPEAIVVSELANRMAERVGDVVKALMNNGMMVTQNQTIDADTAELIIEEFGHRVVRVSDSDVEDVIHQVEDKDEDLKPRPPVITIMGHVDHGKTSLLDAIRDAKVVSGEAGGITQHIGAYQVTTDSGAVLSFLDTPGHAAFTSMRSRGAQVTDIVVLVVAADDAVMPQTIEAINHAKAAEVPMIVAINKCDKPEANPDKVRTDLLQHEVIVEAMSGDVQDVEVSAVTGAGLDELLEAIALQAEILELKANPDRAAEGAVIEAQLDVGRGPVATVLVQRGTLHQGDIFVVGEQYGKVRALINDRGERVKEAGPSVPVEVLGLNGTPEAGDVLNVVKSEGQAREIAEYREKAAKEKRAAAGAGTSLEQLLAKAKEDENVKELPVLVKADVQGSAEAIVQAMEKIGNEEVRVRVLHSGVGAITESDVGLAEASGAPVLGFNVRANAPARNSANQKGVEIRYYSVIYDLVDDVKAAASGLLGAEIREKFIGYAEIREVFKVTGVGKVAGCLVTEGIARRSAGVRLLRDDVVIHEGTLKTLKRFKDEVSEVQSGQECGMAFENYEDIRPGDVIEIFEREEIERKLD is encoded by the coding sequence ATGAGCGACAACGACGGTAAGAAAACATTGGGTGTGCGTGGCGGTCCCCGGTCGGGGAACGTGAAGCAGAGCTTCAGCCATGGGCGGACCAAGAACGTCGTGGTGGAGACGAAGCGCAAGCGCGTTGTGAAACCGGGCGCCAAGCCGGGTGCGGCCGGGGCCTCGGGGAACAAGCCGAATACGCCTGTGGGCGACCCCAAGAAGCGGCCCGCCGGTATCTCCGACTCCGAGATGGAGCGCCGCATGAAGGCGCTTCAGGCCGCGAAAGAACGCGAGGCGGAAGAAGCCGCCAAGCGTGAAGCCGAGGAAAAGGCCCGCGAGGAAGAGCGCCAGCGCCGCCGCGAAGAGGCCGAGGCCAAGGAACGCGAACAACGCGAGGCCGAGGAACGCGCCAAGGCCAAGGCCGAGGAAGAAGAACGCAAGCGCCGCGAGGCCGAGGAAGCCGCCCAGAAAGCGGCCGCCGCCCCCGCGCCGGAACCTGCGCGCGCCGCGCCCAAACCCGCACCGCGCAAGGAAAAAGAGCGTGAGCAACAGCAACCGCGCGGCGGCAAGGGCCGTCGGGGTGGTGACGATGGTCGCCGCTCGGGCAAGCTGACCCTCAATCAGGCGCTTTCGGGCGGTGAAGGCGGGCGTCAGAAATCCCTCGCCGCGATGAAGCGCAAGCAAGAGCGCGCGCGCCAGAAGGCCATGGGTGGCGGCGAACAGCGCGAAAAGGTCGTGCGCGACGTGCAACTGCCCGAGGCGATTGTCGTTTCCGAGCTGGCCAACCGTATGGCCGAGCGTGTCGGCGATGTCGTCAAGGCACTGATGAACAACGGCATGATGGTCACGCAAAACCAGACCATCGACGCAGATACCGCCGAACTGATCATCGAGGAATTCGGCCACCGCGTTGTTCGCGTGTCCGATTCGGACGTTGAAGACGTCATTCACCAAGTCGAGGACAAGGACGAAGACCTGAAACCGCGTCCGCCGGTGATCACCATCATGGGCCACGTGGACCACGGGAAAACCTCGCTTCTGGACGCCATCCGCGACGCCAAGGTCGTGTCGGGCGAGGCCGGGGGGATCACCCAGCACATCGGCGCCTACCAGGTGACTACCGATAGCGGCGCGGTCCTGTCGTTCCTCGATACACCCGGCCACGCGGCCTTTACCTCGATGCGCTCGCGCGGGGCTCAGGTGACGGATATCGTCGTGCTGGTTGTCGCCGCCGATGACGCGGTCATGCCGCAGACCATCGAGGCCATCAACCACGCCAAGGCCGCCGAAGTGCCGATGATCGTGGCGATCAACAAATGCGACAAGCCCGAGGCGAACCCCGATAAGGTCCGCACCGATCTCTTGCAGCACGAAGTCATCGTCGAGGCGATGTCGGGTGACGTGCAGGATGTCGAAGTGTCCGCCGTCACCGGGGCTGGTCTTGATGAACTGCTCGAAGCGATCGCGCTTCAAGCCGAGATTCTCGAACTGAAAGCCAACCCCGACCGCGCCGCCGAAGGCGCCGTGATCGAGGCACAGCTTGACGTTGGCCGTGGCCCCGTTGCCACCGTTCTGGTCCAACGCGGCACCCTGCACCAGGGCGACATCTTCGTCGTGGGCGAGCAATACGGTAAGGTCCGTGCCCTGATCAATGACCGCGGTGAGCGTGTGAAAGAGGCCGGGCCGTCGGTTCCGGTCGAGGTTCTGGGTCTCAACGGTACGCCCGAGGCGGGCGATGTCCTCAACGTCGTCAAATCCGAGGGTCAGGCCCGCGAAATCGCCGAGTACCGCGAAAAAGCAGCCAAGGAAAAACGCGCTGCCGCCGGGGCCGGTACCTCGCTGGAACAGCTTCTGGCGAAGGCCAAGGAAGACGAGAACGTCAAGGAACTGCCGGTTCTGGTCAAGGCCGACGTGCAGGGCAGCGCCGAGGCGATCGTTCAGGCGATGGAGAAAATCGGCAACGAAGAGGTGCGCGTGCGCGTGCTGCACTCGGGCGTTGGTGCCATCACCGAATCCGATGTCGGTCTGGCCGAGGCCAGCGGTGCGCCGGTTCTGGGCTTCAACGTCCGGGCCAATGCCCCGGCCCGCAACAGCGCCAACCAGAAGGGCGTCGAGATTCGCTACTACAGCGTGATCTACGACCTCGTGGATGACGTGAAAGCGGCGGCCAGCGGTCTGCTCGGGGCCGAGATTCGCGAGAAATTCATCGGCTACGCCGAGATTCGCGAGGTCTTCAAGGTCACCGGCGTCGGCAAAGTGGCTGGCTGTCTTGTCACCGAAGGCATCGCGCGCCGCTCCGCCGGTGTGCGCCTGCTGCGTGACGATGTGGTGATCCACGAAGGCACGCTGAAAACCCTCAAGCGCTTCAAGGACGAAGTCAGCGAAGTGCAGTCGGGTCAGGAATGCGGCATGGCCTTCGAGAACTACGAAGATATTCGCCCGGGCGATGTCATCGAGATTTTCGAGCGCGAGGAGATCGAACGCAAGCTCGACTGA